Below is a window of Sus scrofa isolate TJ Tabasco breed Duroc chromosome 3, Sscrofa11.1, whole genome shotgun sequence DNA.
GGGAGGGGACAGGACCCGCGACAGTCGGGGAGGGGCCGGGATAGGCAAACGCAGGGCAGGTCCCTCACCTTTGGAGGCGGGGCTCGGGCCTGCGGCGGCAGGAGCGCCAGTTTCTCCCGCAGCGCGGCCTTCAGAACTTGTTCCTCGGGCACCTGCAGGCTCACCAGGTCCCGAAAGAGCCGCTTGGAGCGCGGCACGTTCAACCCTGAGGCCGCAGGAGGAGTGGAGGTGAGCGGCGCGTCTCACCCCGACTCCCGCGCCCGGCCAGCCATCTGTCTGCCCCCCTCACCCTCCGCCACGCTCTCCTCCAGGCCGCAGCGGGTCTGGAATGACTTCCTCAGCTGTTCCTCCACGGCCTTCGCGGCATCGAACTGGCCCCTGGCTGCGGCCCGTGCAGCCTGCAGCTCGAGGCTCAGGGCCAGGCTGCTCTGCTGCGCGGGCGCCCCCAGGTCCTGCGACGCCGCAGGTTTCTCGTTCGGTGCGGCAGCGGCCGGCGGCGGCTCGGACCTGACCGGGGAGGGCGGCGCCAGGCGGAAGCGGACCTGGGAACAGAGCGAGGTGGTGAGGAGGTGGGCGCGAGCCGGCGGCTGACTGGCGGCCAGCCCTCCCCCCAGCTCACCTGCCGTCCCTTGCGGGCCCCGCCCCGTCGGTCCGCCCGCCCCTTCCGCCGTCCAGGGCTGCAGTCGGGCCGCCGGTGCCCAGGGCTCTCGGACCGCGGGCTCAGGCTCAGGCTCAGATCCAGGCCGGGCTCCGGCACTGGGGCTCCGGGCTCCGGGGCGCGAGGTGTTGGAGGTGGCCCTGGGGCCGCCAgggcctctccccctcccaccgACTCCAGCTCTGACTCCCTACAGCCCATCATCTTGGCGGGGGTCGCTGGGGGCCAAGGGTCACGAAGCGCGGCCTCACCACCTCCTCTCCCCCGCCCTTCCTGAAAACCGTTGGCCCCTTCCCCAGGCGGGGGGGGAAACACCCAGCCCCGCCCTGTGGGGGCTCCTAAGCGTCACTTCCCCTGCTCTGCCCACGTGACTCCCTGTCGGCTTCCGCCCGCAGAACCTCGCCCCGCCTCTGGGCTGGGATCTTAAGAGTCCAAGCCTGTGGAAGCCTTACGGGTCCTCATCAAGACCAATTGTCCTCCCGATCCAGTCACCACGACTTCAGTTTGAAAGACCGCTGGAACCTGTCCCTGGACTGTGACGCGAGCCCTGAAGAATACAGGCTTGCAtctactctgatccttatctgAGGCCCTGTTTCCCACTCCCTAACctcatccttttctctctcaaagaagggcacagtctttaaggcataagcctgctgtggcctcctttgcctggcaaagcaataaaagctattcttttctacttcgcccaaaactctgtctccacttttctttttagcaccagTAAACAGAAGCCGAGTTTCGGCAACCCCTGTGCAGTACCTCCAGAGCATCTCCAGGTGTCCCATCACCTCTGAACCCCAGCAGAGCTTCCCAGTTTGAGTGAGGACCTGGCTCACTGACGCCAGCCCGTCTCCCTCCTAGGACTCTGGGCATCGTGGCTGCCAGGGCGATAAATAGATAGTCAACAGGCATGTCTGTATACCACTTTTCAGTTTGAGAGTTTTTACATTCTTTATCTTCCCAAGAAACCCTGTGGAAGATCAGAGAGAATGGATAGTGTTACCTGCGTTttacaaaataaagttttctaGGATCTCAATGGTGAAACTCTaaaagctttcctgctaaaatcAGGAGTGAGAAAGTATAACCATTCCCTTTACTGCTGATCTTGCTCAACTTATGATGGGGCTATGTCACATTAAAGCCATTGTAAGTTGAAAAACAGCATAAATTGAAAATTCATTTAATACACCTACTGAACATCACAGCTTAGCCTACCCTCCCTTAAATGTACTCAGAGCATTTTCATTAGCCTATAGCTGGGCAGAATCATCTAACagaaagcctattttataataaagtgttgaatatctcatgtaatttactgAATACTGTGCTGAAAGGATACGGGTACAGAATGGTTGTAAGTGTATCAGGTGGCTTACCTTCCTGATGGAGAGGCtgactggaagctgcagctcactGCTTCTGCCCAACATCACGAAAGAGTATCGTACCACTTATCACAAGCCTgggaaaaagatcaaaattcagaatccaaagtatggtttctactgaatgtgtaTCACATTCACACCATCACCATAAAGCCAAAAAATTCTCAGTCGAACTATTATAAACCAGACCATCTGaattctttgttttgtgtttgtgtatTCTGACTTTGAAAATCTATGCTTTACATGATtatatggataaaaaaataataatttttggagttcccctgtggctcagcaggttaaggatcgaccattgtcactgcagtggctcaggtctgatccctggcctcgctcagtaggcttaggatctggcattgccaggagccatggtatagattgcagatgcagctcaaataaGGTGcggctgtgattgtggtgtagaccagcaactacagttccaatttgacccctaggctgtgaactttcatatgctgggggtgcagccctaaaaagacaaaaatacactgagaactatgtctagacacttacatcgcaacacaacaatgggaggaaaaagtatgtatacatgtatgtgtaacttggtccccatgctgtacagtgggggaaaaaaaaaaaaagatgccagtgTGGGGgggagtaaaataaaataataagaaagtaaaatgaaacagatGAACCTAAATGTAAATCTAGTTGGTGGCCTAACTGCACAGAAAGGAACTCTCCTGAATGACTTTAAAACACAGTAATTTAGCTATATGTCCCAAAGATCTGCCCTGAGGATATTgccattagaaaagaaaaaaaaaaaaaaaaaagctgatgtaAAAATCTTAAATTGAATTCAGCAGTCATATAATTGGGAGTAGGAGGAAATGGATAGAacataaatgggagttccctggtggcctaatggttaaaactcaagtgttttcactgctgtgccccaggttcaatccctggtctgggaactgagatcccacattaagctgctggacgccatagccaaaaacaaaaaaacaaaaacaaataacccataATTATGTTGATGTTGTCAGAACTGGAATTTTGGCATAGGAGAAAAGACATAGTGGATTATAAAATCAATAATACTACGCAAATTGCCTGTAACCTTAAACTCAGGAAGTATCTTATAAACCCATGGTGTATTTTAGCTTAAATGTaaaaagtgtaggagttcctgtcatggctcagcaggtaaggaacccaattaggatccatgagaatgagagttggatcctcggccttgctcagcgggttaaggatccggcattgccatgagttgtaggtcacagacacaactcagacccagtggctgtggcgtaggccggcagctccagctccaattcgacccctagcctgggaacttccatatgcctcaggtgcggccctaaaaagaaaagtatattctAATCCACTGAAAAGTGCTTAGAAACCATGATGGATCCAGTAAGCACCCCTGGCCTCCAGAATTTGATAGCTAATTCCATATCCCTGGGCGTTTTAAAAcctatacacaaatgttcataacagcttcATTCATAcagacaaaaactgaaaacaacccaacaTTCTTCACCAGGTAGAGTTAAACTGTGATCCACTCATACCACAGAATTCTCCTCAGCAACCAAAAGGTGATTATTATTGATAtatgcaacaacttggatgaattcACAGGTTATTATGCTGagccaaaaaaaagccaaccacccagaAATTACAAGCTGGatagttccatttatatgacattttagaaataacaaagatttagaaatggggagttcccttcatggctcagcagttaacaaacccgactaggatccatgaggatgtggatccgatctctggcctcgctcagtgggttaaggatccggcgttgccatgagctatagcgtgggtcacagatgcggctcagattctgcattgttgtggctgtgacacagaccagcagctgtagctccaattctacccctagccttggaacttccatatgctgcaagggtggccctaaaaagcagaaaaaaaaaaaaagatttagaaatggAAGGCAGGAAGTTCCCTCTatgacttggtgggttaaggacccagctcaggtttgatccctagccccgggaacttccacatgccacgggcatggccaacaaataaacaaaaacaaataaagataaTGCTGGGGTTGGGAAGGGGGCAGTATGTGAGCATGGGTATATATAGGATATAAGATTAGCCAAATGTAGATGATTTTTGAAGCAGGGTGATGTGTACATGGGGGTTTATGAGAATATTTGCTTTTGTATATACTGGAAtatttctatcaaaaaaaaaaactttttttttttttaaagaggctgaGGTACCCAGGAAATGCTGAAGCTGAAACTTGAAATTgtgcccccacccctaccccaggcCTTGGCTGTGCTGGTGGACATAAAGGTCCTACAGGAACCCGAGCCATGAATTCAGTAAACTCGATTCCTTAGCCTTAAAAATCTAGCTACTACCTCTTCCTAGGCCTGGACAGAGAGATAAAAACAAGCCATTCTGTTTGCCAGCTTATGTTTATGGGGCTCCAGGAAGTGGAAGGTTTACCAAACAACTTTAaagaatatgaggagttcccctgtggcagagcaggttaaggatccagcattgtcactgcagtggcctaggaacttccacatgctgcaggtgcagccaaaaaaaagaaaaaagaaacaatgtgaATATGAGGATGGGTCGTTGGAGGTGAGTCCTGCCCCCAGTCTTCCTAAGATTTTTTTGGCTGGACCAGGCTGAGGCCTAGAATggcttttcctctttaaaaaaaaacaaaacaaaacaaaacaaaaaaaaacctccactTAAGAAGGTGCTGGTAAGAGAGGAAGACTCCTCTTTACCTTCAGAGTCTCCTTCTGACAGCACGTTCTAGGGCTATACCTTCTTCTGCAAAGATGGATTCCAAGTACACACCACACCAAACCAAGCACTGACTGGGGCAGTAGAAGGTACAAGAAGGAAACCCAAGAGGAGGGAGTCCAGGAACGGACCCCGCCCCACTCTCCtcaaagcaaaggaaggaagaaccAGAAGCTTCCCTGACCCCATTAGCTGAGACTGCCTCCTGAGGGGGCCCTGCCCGAGCCCTCATCAACTcgctcctccctcccttctccaggcTGGGGAGGTCCCACCTCTGCATCATCCCCCATCCagggaagggtgggagggaagaggcaATGCTGAAGGAAGAGGGTAAGAGGCCCTGCTTTAGGCTCTTGGGTTTTGTCTTGATGGGTTAGACTCACCAGGTAGTGGCGTTCAGTTTAGTCATCTGGGACAGGCAATCCCAGATCTGGAGCCCGGTATGGGAAAGACAAAGTGCTGGAAGGGGTCattcagggtcacacctgaggtTCTGGGAGTTTCAGTTACAGCAGCGGGTTatggactagtgtccatgaggatccgatttgacccctagcccgggaacttccgtatgctgcagctgcagccctaaaaaacaaaacaaaacaaaacaaaaaaaaactcgcAAAGGTTCTGCTGGGCCAGACACTatgggtgggtggggagtggcTAAGGTGGGACAGAAGACAGGACAGGGTCAGAGGTCCTTCCAGGGGCCATGCTGTTGAGTAGCACTAAGATGAAGCCATTGTAGGGCTGGGACTATGGCAGCAGGCAGCTAGGAAGACCTGCCAGGGCTGAGGAGGGAAGAGCAAAGGTTCCATCCAGAGGCGCCCTCCAGTAGGGCCAAGACAAGTCAAAGAGATGAGGCAGAAACCCTCCAGCACCACCCTCTGCAAACCCCACGGACAAGAACCCCTCACTTTCCATCTCCCACTCCCAAATTGGCTGCTGCCTATGGGTCAACCCAGAGACACCTCCACACTGTGTCCCTGTCACATGGGGGGTGCTGGAAAAATGGGAGAGGCTGACCTTGCACTTCAATAGCTGTAATCCCACCTGCCAGCCACACACACATCCAGGCTCGCAGACTCACAGTGTGCTTTGCTGTCCTACCTAATCTCAGGGTTTGGCAGGATAACCCTCCCACAAAGCAGAAAATCAGGCCTGAGCCCACCACTCATTTCTCCCAACCCCGAAGGAATGCACCGAGATCCAGATGGGAGGGCACAGATCTGGCTGCAGGCCAATGCACGGACTCTGAGTCCCTCAGCCTGGCCCCTCCAGCAGCAGGAAAAGGAACAGGAGGGCCAGGATGACGCCCCTTCTGTCCGAGTCTCCAGGGATACCGCATGAGGCCGGCTTCTGGGATGAAGGAGAGGTGAGGGTAGGGAACAGGGAGGCATTTGGAAGAAGTGGTCCACAGTCTGGGTGGTGTGGAGAACGAACAAGGGGAAACTGGATGAagccagaaaaacagaaacagatttttagGGTTGGAGGTATGGAGAATTCATGGAGCTAGGTTCAGCAAAGGGAACAGTATTGGACTGAGGGCCTGATCTTGCTGAGGAGGGGATGGCCTGGATGCCAACACAGAACAGAAGTTGATGCCTGTTGGTTACGGCCTAAAAGAGTCTGGGGAGAGGCTGGTCAAAAACCACtggagctattaaaaaaaaaaaaaaaaaaaaaaaaaaaaaaagaggtgggtaTAGAGGCCATGAGCAACTTGGGTGGGGTTAGAGCCATAAAACAtgtggccaggagttcctgttgtgactccatggtaacaaacccaactagtatccatgaggacctgggatcgatccctggcctcgctcagtgggctaaggatctggcattgctgtgagcttcggtgtaggttgcaggcgctgcttcgatcctacgttgctgtgcttcttgtgtaggctggcagctgcagctctgattcgacccctagcctgggaatttccatatgccacaggtgtggcccttgaaagcaaaaatgaaaacaaaaacaaaaaaaccttaagtGGCCATAAACCTGGAGTATGGGGCCGTGGGTGGGGGAGTTTTAACTATGCAGAGGGGACATGTGATAAACTGCTGGCCTTCTCCTGGGAAACAGGTCCTGACAGATCTCCACCTGGCAGGAAGTCAGGGCCTCAAAGAATGGAATGGGAACAGTCTGTTACTCAATGAAGGGAGGCAGACAGGATATGCTGGGGGATCTCTAGGGTGAAGGGTGAGTCCATGGAAACCTCGAGATCAGACAGGGAGATGCCAGTGTCAGATCCTTCCACAGCCCGAGGCTGGCTGGTAGAAAAGAAGGGCCAGAATCCCCAGGACTCCATTCTCCGCAGTGGCCCCAGGACCATCTGCCAAATGCTTTCCCAGTAGGAAAAGACATAGCgggagcagggggaggagaagaggaggaaagctGGAAGGGATGGGAAACAGACAGAGAAAGTTGCCAGGTAGGGGTGAGAGGTGCTCTAGGCAAAGAGGAGAAATGCAAGTCCAGGGAGCAGAGACAAGGTACTGGGAGCTGGGACATCATGGAGCAACCAAGAGGTGCTGTGGTCCCCAGCAATAACCTCAGTTGTGCAGAAACTTGAAGAGGGACCAGGGCTGGGGGTAAAGGGGAGAAGGCCTGAGAGGAAACCGAAGCTCTGAGGTCCTGCCTTGGTCCTAAGGCTGCAAGAGGTTTCCAAGATGGCAAAGAAGGAAAGACCGTCCGGAGCCCACTGGCATCCACTGCTGCTGAGGCTacgggaggtgggggaggggaagggggaacaGGACTCTTCTCCTCAAAACTACTGGGACAGGGGGTCCCACCCTCCACAGACTACCATCCTCTCTTGTCCAGTCTGAACCAGTTCTCCAAACACATTCCCCTTATCTCAGCCTATGTCTCTGCCCCTACACTGCCCCCATCTCCCCCAAGTGCACCCAAGAGGTACCCAGGTGCAGACTGAGCCCTCTCCTAGAAACTGCAACACAAAGAGGATCACAGAGCTTATGAGAGAACCGACCCAGCTGGTAGGTGCAGAGCCAGGACCTGACCCCGGGGCACCCGCCTCTGTGTGAGGCTCTCCCAACCACCTCCCTCTGCGACCATTTGTGCTTAGGTAAGGGGGGACCATGTTCCCCAGAGCCTAGCACAAGTctgccacagaaagaaaataaatatttgtcagaaAAGTACTCTTGAGGTTTTAAACACTATCCCTGATTCTGACAATTTGGGATTTGatttaaatggtgatttttttttttttttttttttttttaatttttgtcatgtggaagttcctgggccaggggttgaacctgcgccgcagcagtgacaactgccaaatctttaacccactgagccaccagggaaatcctaaaAGTGCTTTGACATTCCTTCCATTGAGAAGCAAGGTCTATGTCCCTTTCCCTTGAATCTGAGCAGGATTTTTttataagtatagttgatttacaatgcaccaatttctgctgtacagcaaagcagcTCAGTcatatacatagacacacacacacacacaatatatatatatacttttttttttttttttgctttttagggccacacccgtggcatatggaggttcccaggctaggggtctagtcagaactacagcggccagcctacagcacagccacagcaacatgagatccaagctgtatctgcaacctacaccacagctcaaagcaatgccggattcttaacccactgatcgaggccagggatcgaacctgcaacctcgtggttcctattcggatttgtttccactgcatcatgacgggaactccagtatacaCACATGTTGAGCAGGCTTCTGACTCAGGTGCACCTTCACTGAAACACCTCTGCTTCCCACAAGCCCCATCACCCCACTAGCTGGGTACTGGAGCAGGAGAGAGGGCAGGTGGAGAGGGCCAGCCTGGGGGTAGCCCTGCTTCCAGTCCCCCAAGGGGCCAGGCAGTCTCCTTTTATTGTGTAAAGTAAGCAGCTCTCCTGGTAACCATCACCTTTCCTCCTCTATGTGGCTGCCAGGTAGCTCAATGTTAAAGCTTAGGCCAGACTGCAGTAACTGACCTCAGCCTAGGTTTTTGCATGTTTAGTTCCTTCTAgaccttaaaaaatgaatgtaacaCCTCCATCACAGGATTGCTGGGAGGATTATAAGAAGACTTTTTTCAGAACTTCTACGTGCCAGAGGTTGAGCTAGATGCTTGAAACAAGACCGGGCGCAGTATTATCATCCCcgtttcacagatggggaaatgcATTTGCATACAAAAAAGCCAAGGGATTTGCTCAGTCACACGATAAGTAGGAAACGAAACTACACTCTAATGCTCTTTTCATAGATCTAAAAGATAATGCATGTGTGAAAGCACCGGAGTCTACaatggtttccttccttccatcttcagGCTCCCTCAGCCCATCTAAACATTCCTCAGCTGCAGGGACTTCTCACCTTGCACTGAGGCTATCAAATTACCCTCTCTTGATTGTGGACCAGCAGGAGTGAATTACCTTTAAAAACACCACATGCAGGACctagcactcagtaaatgttgagTGAATGAAAACCATAGCACTCGTATtccattattcattttaaagctCTTTCGCTCATCCCACAAATATGTACTGGGCACCTACTGTGAAGGTCCAGGTACAGGAGTAAGTCCTCCATGGACGTAACTATGTTCAATCCTATCCATCACAGTGTGTTTGCTGTAGGTACTACTgtgcacatttttaaatgaggagtctaaggcagtggttctcaaactccaGCAAGCATCAGAATCTCCTGGAGGGCTTGTCAACCACAGTGCTGGGCTCCACCGTAGAGTTTCTGAATGGGGCCCTagaaattgcatttctttttgttttaatttttagaaattgcatttctaataaattcCCAGGAGATGCTGCTGCTGGCCCCTGGTCCACACTTTGGAGAACCACAGCTGGTAAGGGGTGAAGCCTCTGTCTACCCCTAGGTTGGTCGGACCGCCCGGGCTCTTACCCACAACCCCTAGTGCTTCCTGACCTGAGAGCAGGGCAAGTGGCATAAAGGAGGCCTTTAGGCAAGTTCTGTTTGCACAACTTGTGGAAAAATGCAGTTGCCTCTCCGGTCTTTCCTGCCCCGTCACCTGACCCCCGAGTGGGCCTGCCTGGAGAATTTGGCCCCGAGTTGGTCCTGGGACCTCTTCTCCTACTTAACTCCTTTCCTGGTTGATTCTACAACTTGTAGACTAAGTGATCGGCACGTGTGTTTGAAGGAAGGCTGGTATAATAATGCGGCCATACCACTGGTCACCAATCATGCTCAGCAGCCTcaggttgccatggc
It encodes the following:
- the PPP1R35 gene encoding protein phosphatase 1 regulatory subunit 35 isoform X3, producing MPRVLGGRRAGVSEPGPHSNWEALLGFRGDGTPGDALEVRFRLAPPSPVRSEPPPAAAAPNEKPAASQDLGAPAQQSSLALSLELQAARAAARGQFDAAKAVEEQLRKSFQTRCGLEESVAEGLNVPRSKRLFRDLVSLQVPEEQVLKAALREKLALLPPQARAPPPKEPPGPGPDMTILCDPETLFYESPHLTLEGLPPLRLQLRPRPSEDTFLMHRTLRRWEA
- the PPP1R35 gene encoding protein phosphatase 1 regulatory subunit 35 isoform X2; the protein is MPVDYLFIALAATMPRVLGGRRAGVSEPGPHSNWEALLGFRGDGTPGDALEVRFRLAPPSPVRSEPPPAAAAPNEKPAASQDLGAPAQQSSLALSLELQAARAAARGQFDAAKAVEEQLRKSFQTRCGLEESVAEGLNVPRSKRLFRDLVSLQVPEEQVLKAALREKLALLPPQARAPPPKEPPGPGPDMTILCDPETLFYESPHLTLEGLPPLRLQLRPRPSEDTFLMHRTLRRWEA
- the PPP1R35 gene encoding protein phosphatase 1 regulatory subunit 35 isoform X1, whose protein sequence is MMGCRESELESVGGGEALAAPGPPPTPRAPEPGAPVPEPGLDLSLSLSPRSESPGHRRPDCSPGRRKGRADRRGGARKGRQVRFRLAPPSPVRSEPPPAAAAPNEKPAASQDLGAPAQQSSLALSLELQAARAAARGQFDAAKAVEEQLRKSFQTRCGLEESVAEGLNVPRSKRLFRDLVSLQVPEEQVLKAALREKLALLPPQARAPPPKEPPGPGPDMTILCDPETLFYESPHLTLEGLPPLRLQLRPRPSEDTFLMHRTLRRWEA